Proteins found in one Colletes latitarsis isolate SP2378_abdomen chromosome 8, iyColLati1, whole genome shotgun sequence genomic segment:
- the LOC143344824 gene encoding leucine-rich repeat transmembrane protein FLRT3 isoform X2: protein MPRASRHLYNIDTGAPSNVQALDLSDNVISFLNNFELANAGLTNLKYLNLSRNTINEIGLNAFHNLADLAVVDLSKNYLHYILSDVFMQNKNLRVLKLSRNNFNSNLPKLRSPSLTELSLDSCLISHLPPDTFDGLTHIQRLDLSNNLMIQMDSAVVQRLHFLKKLSIEGNPWSCNNVMHDLQIYLKYKDVKFGDVCTKNTNPKKFEKMILLPTKKQDIYHHWTITTGQETELVTNANYSNPLNNKNTTYKQTACQMNNIDLFWFLLLGFIFGTACGMVVSYICLSGKYICSRHWRRNHNDASQRLSLLLNSYLQDSVESSTSLATSCPGTPPPSYREVVLRPSLYRYLSRHSNLNNNNTGYRERYT, encoded by the exons ATGCCAAGGGCTA GTCGCCATCTTTACAACATAGATACAGGTGCACCGAGCAACGTGCAAGCTTTGGACTTATCGGATAATGTGAtatcatttttaaataattttgagcTAGCA AACGCAGGATTGACAAATCTGAAGTATCTTAATCTCTCCAGGAATACAATCAATGAAATCGGTTTGAATGCTTTTCATAACCTTGCCGATTTAGCAGTCGTGGATTTGTCCAAAAATTACCTCCATTACATTCTGAGTGACGTCTTTATGCAAAACAAAAATTTACGAGTTTTAAAGTTATCGAGAAATAACTTTAATTCGAATCTTCCAAAATTGCGATCACCTTCGTTGACG GAGCTAAGTTTGGATTCGTGTCTGATTAGTCATTTACCTCCGGACACGTTCGACGGACTCACGCATATCCAACGCCTTGATCTTTCAAACAATTTGATGATTCAGATGGATAGCGCTGTCGTGCAGAGATTGCATTTTTTGAAGAAATTATCTATAGAAGG AAATCCTTGGTCTTGTAACAATGTTATGCACGACCTGCAAATATATCTCAAATACAAAGATGTAAAATTCGGCGACGTATGCACCAAGAATACAAACCCAAAGAAATTTGAGAAGATGATTCTTCTACCTACAAAAAAACAAGATATTTATCATCACTGGACAATTACGACTGGCCAGGAAACTGAATTGGTAACCAACGCTAACTATTCGAACCcattaaacaataaaaatacaacGTACAAGCAAACGGCATGTCAAATGAACAATATCGATTTGTTTTGGTTTCTTCTTCTCGGTTTCATATTTGGTACTGCGTGTGGTATGGTGGTTTCTTACATTTGTTTGTCTGGAAAATATATATGTAGTAGACATTGGCGTCGAAACCACAATGACGCGTCCCAAAGACTCTCTTTATTGTTGAATTCATATTTACAAGATAGCGTAGAGAGCAGTACAAGCCTGGCAACATCTTGTCCAGGGACTCCTCCGCCATCCTATCGGGAAGTTGTGTTACGACCGAGTCTTTATCGTTACCTGTCGAGACATTCcaatttaaataacaataatacCGGATACAGAGAAAGGTATACGTAA
- the LOC143344824 gene encoding leucine-rich repeat transmembrane protein FLRT3 isoform X1, with protein MTDGIAVGLVLSILLNFIGNIVSVQSLETCPSFCTCDTWYMLHRVSCSGRHLYNIDTGAPSNVQALDLSDNVISFLNNFELANAGLTNLKYLNLSRNTINEIGLNAFHNLADLAVVDLSKNYLHYILSDVFMQNKNLRVLKLSRNNFNSNLPKLRSPSLTELSLDSCLISHLPPDTFDGLTHIQRLDLSNNLMIQMDSAVVQRLHFLKKLSIEGNPWSCNNVMHDLQIYLKYKDVKFGDVCTKNTNPKKFEKMILLPTKKQDIYHHWTITTGQETELVTNANYSNPLNNKNTTYKQTACQMNNIDLFWFLLLGFIFGTACGMVVSYICLSGKYICSRHWRRNHNDASQRLSLLLNSYLQDSVESSTSLATSCPGTPPPSYREVVLRPSLYRYLSRHSNLNNNNTGYRERYT; from the exons ATGACCGACGGCATTGCCGTTGGTTTGGTTCTCTCGATTCTTTTGAACTTTATCGGGAACATAGTTTCGGTTCAATCTTTGGAAACATGTCCTTCGTTTTGTACATGTGACACTTGGTATATGTTGCATCGTGTATCTTGCTCAGGTCGCCATCTTTACAACATAGATACAGGTGCACCGAGCAACGTGCAAGCTTTGGACTTATCGGATAATGTGAtatcatttttaaataattttgagcTAGCA AACGCAGGATTGACAAATCTGAAGTATCTTAATCTCTCCAGGAATACAATCAATGAAATCGGTTTGAATGCTTTTCATAACCTTGCCGATTTAGCAGTCGTGGATTTGTCCAAAAATTACCTCCATTACATTCTGAGTGACGTCTTTATGCAAAACAAAAATTTACGAGTTTTAAAGTTATCGAGAAATAACTTTAATTCGAATCTTCCAAAATTGCGATCACCTTCGTTGACG GAGCTAAGTTTGGATTCGTGTCTGATTAGTCATTTACCTCCGGACACGTTCGACGGACTCACGCATATCCAACGCCTTGATCTTTCAAACAATTTGATGATTCAGATGGATAGCGCTGTCGTGCAGAGATTGCATTTTTTGAAGAAATTATCTATAGAAGG AAATCCTTGGTCTTGTAACAATGTTATGCACGACCTGCAAATATATCTCAAATACAAAGATGTAAAATTCGGCGACGTATGCACCAAGAATACAAACCCAAAGAAATTTGAGAAGATGATTCTTCTACCTACAAAAAAACAAGATATTTATCATCACTGGACAATTACGACTGGCCAGGAAACTGAATTGGTAACCAACGCTAACTATTCGAACCcattaaacaataaaaatacaacGTACAAGCAAACGGCATGTCAAATGAACAATATCGATTTGTTTTGGTTTCTTCTTCTCGGTTTCATATTTGGTACTGCGTGTGGTATGGTGGTTTCTTACATTTGTTTGTCTGGAAAATATATATGTAGTAGACATTGGCGTCGAAACCACAATGACGCGTCCCAAAGACTCTCTTTATTGTTGAATTCATATTTACAAGATAGCGTAGAGAGCAGTACAAGCCTGGCAACATCTTGTCCAGGGACTCCTCCGCCATCCTATCGGGAAGTTGTGTTACGACCGAGTCTTTATCGTTACCTGTCGAGACATTCcaatttaaataacaataatacCGGATACAGAGAAAGGTATACGTAA
- the Lipt1 gene encoding lipoyltransferase 1 isoform X1: MSLTNRFMIVVKRGAQYRNLHQVSRYSTSFNEKQDDPNDSIKKSVFISQSTDVFTNLALEDWFYRNHNFTNHHLLLLWRNDPCVVIGRHQNPWIEHNVQVAEKRGIVLARRNSGGGTVYHDAGNLNLSFFTPRERYDRKYNLGIITRALYREWGVKADVNKREDIVVHGEYKVSCNVSGTAAKLGRPNAYHHCTLLVDVNKSALSLALERKEDGIETNATVSTRSPIKNLVDINAHIRMDKLINAVGWEYLRTKALVLEDGGQDLIQRQKGFQYVNPTEEWFPGLDNLINEFRSWEWNYGKTPKFTVTRVLDVLVQDSKVHRFNLTLEIQNGIIEEIKMRLPAGLVSNDFSEDASVISNLRGTRYNHEVTENIIATIGCKTVMLSTTQNIDKTNMIATQ; encoded by the exons ATGTCTCTCACCAACAGATTTATGATCGTCGTTAAACGGGGAGCTCAATACAGAAATTTGCATCAAGTGTCTAGATACTCGACGAGTTTTAACGAGAAGCAAGACGATCCTAATGATTCGATAAAGAAATCAGTATTCATATCACAATCCACAGATGTGTTCACAAATTTAGCACTAGAGGATTGGTTCTATAGGAACCATAATTTCACGAATCATCATTTGTTACTTCTGTGGCGTAACGATCCTTGCGTAGTGATCGGACGTCATCAAAACCCATGGATCGAGCACAACGTTCAGGTAGCTGAAAAACGTGGTATAGTGTTAGCTCGCCGGAACAGTGGTGGCGGTACTGTCTATCATGACGCTGGTAATTTGAATCTATCTTTCTTCACGCCGCGGGAACGATACGATCGAAAATACAATCTGGGCATTATAACGAGAGCTCTGTATCGAGAATGGGGCGTAAAAGCCGACGTTAATAAACGCGAGGACATCGTCGTGCACGGCGAATATAAAGTATCCTGTAAT GTATCTGGTACTGCAGCAAAACTAGGACGGCCGAATGCATATCATCACTGTACGCTATTGGTCGATGTAAATAAATCGGCTCTGAGCTTGGCCCTCGAAAGAAAAGAG GATGGTATAGAAACAAATGCCACAGTATCAACACGGTCTCCAATAAAAAATTTAGTAGATATAAATGCACACATACGCATGGACAAGCTTATTAATGCGGTAGGTTGGGAATATCTTCGCACGAAAGCGCTAGTTTTAGAAGATGGTGGACAAGATCTTATTCAACGTCAAAAGGGATTTCAATACGTTAATCCTACAGAGGAATGGTTCCCAG GACTCGATAACTTAATAAACGAGTTTCGTTCCTGGGAATGGAATTACGGTAAGACGCCGAAATTTACGGTAACTCGTGTACTAGACGTCCTCGTCCAAGATAGCAAAGTACATCGATTCAATCTAACGTTAGAAATACAAAATGGTATCATTGAAGAAATCAAAATGAGACTTCCAGCTGGTTTGGTATCAAATGATTTTAGCGAAGACGCGAGCGTGATAAGTAATCTACGCGGCACGAGATACAACCACGAAGTAACGGAAAATATAATAGCCACCATCGGTTGCAAGACTGTTATGTTAAGTACAACCCAAAATATAGATAAAACTAATATGATTGCTACGCAATGA
- the Lipt1 gene encoding lipoyltransferase 1 isoform X2 yields the protein MSLTNRFMIVVKRGAQYRNLHQVSRYSTSFNEKQDDPNDSIKKSVFISQSTDVFTNLALEDWFYRNHNFTNHHLLLLWRNDPCVVIGRHQNPWIEHNVQVAEKRGIVLARRNSGGGTVYHDAGNLNLSFFTPRERYDRKYNLGIITRALYREWGVKADVNKREDIVVHGEYKVSGTAAKLGRPNAYHHCTLLVDVNKSALSLALERKEDGIETNATVSTRSPIKNLVDINAHIRMDKLINAVGWEYLRTKALVLEDGGQDLIQRQKGFQYVNPTEEWFPGLDNLINEFRSWEWNYGKTPKFTVTRVLDVLVQDSKVHRFNLTLEIQNGIIEEIKMRLPAGLVSNDFSEDASVISNLRGTRYNHEVTENIIATIGCKTVMLSTTQNIDKTNMIATQ from the exons ATGTCTCTCACCAACAGATTTATGATCGTCGTTAAACGGGGAGCTCAATACAGAAATTTGCATCAAGTGTCTAGATACTCGACGAGTTTTAACGAGAAGCAAGACGATCCTAATGATTCGATAAAGAAATCAGTATTCATATCACAATCCACAGATGTGTTCACAAATTTAGCACTAGAGGATTGGTTCTATAGGAACCATAATTTCACGAATCATCATTTGTTACTTCTGTGGCGTAACGATCCTTGCGTAGTGATCGGACGTCATCAAAACCCATGGATCGAGCACAACGTTCAGGTAGCTGAAAAACGTGGTATAGTGTTAGCTCGCCGGAACAGTGGTGGCGGTACTGTCTATCATGACGCTGGTAATTTGAATCTATCTTTCTTCACGCCGCGGGAACGATACGATCGAAAATACAATCTGGGCATTATAACGAGAGCTCTGTATCGAGAATGGGGCGTAAAAGCCGACGTTAATAAACGCGAGGACATCGTCGTGCACGGCGAATATAAA GTATCTGGTACTGCAGCAAAACTAGGACGGCCGAATGCATATCATCACTGTACGCTATTGGTCGATGTAAATAAATCGGCTCTGAGCTTGGCCCTCGAAAGAAAAGAG GATGGTATAGAAACAAATGCCACAGTATCAACACGGTCTCCAATAAAAAATTTAGTAGATATAAATGCACACATACGCATGGACAAGCTTATTAATGCGGTAGGTTGGGAATATCTTCGCACGAAAGCGCTAGTTTTAGAAGATGGTGGACAAGATCTTATTCAACGTCAAAAGGGATTTCAATACGTTAATCCTACAGAGGAATGGTTCCCAG GACTCGATAACTTAATAAACGAGTTTCGTTCCTGGGAATGGAATTACGGTAAGACGCCGAAATTTACGGTAACTCGTGTACTAGACGTCCTCGTCCAAGATAGCAAAGTACATCGATTCAATCTAACGTTAGAAATACAAAATGGTATCATTGAAGAAATCAAAATGAGACTTCCAGCTGGTTTGGTATCAAATGATTTTAGCGAAGACGCGAGCGTGATAAGTAATCTACGCGGCACGAGATACAACCACGAAGTAACGGAAAATATAATAGCCACCATCGGTTGCAAGACTGTTATGTTAAGTACAACCCAAAATATAGATAAAACTAATATGATTGCTACGCAATGA
- the LOC143344814 gene encoding prolyl endopeptidase isoform X2 → MKPKIVHWNSLLVTTRYLFTHCLFRPSKNQIVHQKNIHRTNHKIMETLQYPEAYRDHAVVDNYHGTEVPDPYRWLEDPDSEETKAFVDAQNAITEPYLASCKAREDIRDRLKVMWDFPKYSCPARHGDNYYFYKNTGLQNQSVLYVQDTLYSEPKVFLDPNTLSEDGTVAISSSKFNEDGSIFAYGLSSSGSDWCTIHFINTKTGEKYPEILEKVKFSPITWTHDNRGIFYGCYPEQEGKVDGSETKGNRDQKLCYHIVGTQQSEDVVVVEFPEEPLWRIGAQVSDCGKWLIITPVKDCRDNLVYFTELKPGAKLNDKLQLTQVVHKLEADYEYVTNEGTKAIFRTNKNAPNYKLIVIDLLDYNEEKWVDLLPEHTNNVLDWACAVNNDQFVACYIEDVKNILQLHSLKTGEIIRTFPLDIGTIVSLAGKKKYSEIFYQFTSFLIPGIIYRVDLKNDEEPQVLREIKVKHFDPSMYKIDQKFYTSKDGTKIPMFIIMKHDAVVHSPMPALLCGYGGFNVSIQPTFSVTKLVFVQHLNGVLAVANIRGGGEYGEKWHNGGRFFNKQNVFDDFQGAAEYLIDNRYTTSSKLSILGGSNGGLLVAACINQRPDLFGAAVAQVGVMDMLRFHKFTIGAAWVSDYGSSDDPKHFANLLKYSPLHNVRVPEKGQYPATLLLTADHDDRVVPLHSLKLIATLQHTLGKLPQQTNPLLIKIDTKSGHGGGKPTMKGIAEGN, encoded by the exons ATGAAACCGAAAATAGTACACTGGAATTCACTGCTTGTAACCACCCGCTATTTATTCACCCATTGTCTTTTTCGGCCGTCAAA GAATCAAATCGTTCACCAAAAGAATATACATAGAACGAACCACAAAATAATGGAAACCTTGCAGTATCCCGAAGCATATCGTGATCACGCCGTTGTCGATAATTATCATGGAACCGAG GTACCAGATCCATATAGGTGGCTGGAAGATCCTGATTCTGAAGAAACCAAGGCATTTGTTGATGCTCAAAATGCTATTACTGAACCATATTTAGCATCGTGCAAGGCACGTGAAGACATTCGTGATAGATTAAAAGTAATGTGGGattttccaaaatattcatgTCCAGCTAGACACGGGGATAATTattatttctataaaaatacTGGTCTACAAAACCAAAG tgttCTGTATGTACAAGATACATTGTACAGTGAACCAAAGGTGTTTCTAGACCCAAATACTTTATCGGAAGATGGCACTGTGGCAATTAGTAGTAGCAAATTTAACGAAGATGGCAGTATATTTGCTTATGGATTATCCAGCAGCGGATCTGATTGGTGTacaattcattttattaatacaaaAACTG GTGAAAAATACCCAGAAATACTGGAAAAAGTCAAGTTTTCCCCTATAACATGGACTCATGATAATCGCGGAATATTTTATGGATGCTATCCCGAGCAGGAAGGCAAAGTCGATGGTTCTGAAACAAAAGGTAATAGAGACCAAAAGTTATGCTATCATATTGTGGGTACACAGCAATCTGAGGATGTTGTAGTAGTTGAATTTCCTGAAGAACCATTGTGGAGAAT AGGTGCACAGGTTTCTGATTGTGGAAAGTGGCTAATTATCACGCCTGTGAAAGATTGCAGAGATAATTTAGTATACTTTACGGAATTGAAACCAGGAGCAAAATTAAATGATAAATTACAATTAACGCAAGTTGTTCATAAACTTGAAGCAGATTATGAA TATGTAACAAATGAAGGCACCAAGGCTATATTTCGGACAAACAAAAATGCTCCAAATTATAAGTTAATAGTTATAGATTTATTGGATTATAATGAAGAAAAGTGGGTCGATTTATTACCAGAACACACTAATAATGTATTAGATTGGGCTTGTGCAGTTAATAATGATCAGTTTGTAGCTTGCTACATCGAAGATGTTAAG AACATTTTACAATTACATAGTTTAAAAACTGGCGAAATAATCAGAACATTCCCATTGGATATAGGCACGATAGTTAGCTTAGCAGGAAAGAAAAAATACTCGGAAATATTTTATCAGTTCACATCCTTTTTAATTCCTGGTATTATATACCGGGTTGACCTTAAAAATGATGAAGAACCGCAG GTATTACGAGAGATCAAAGTGAAGCACTTTGATCCAAGTATGTACAAGATTGATCAAAAGTTTTATACAAGTAAAGATGGTACAAAAATTCCAATGTTTATAATAATGAAGCAT GATGCAGTTGTTCATAGCCCTATGCCAGCTTTACTGTGTGGTTATGGAGGTTTCAATGTAAGCATTCAACCTACGTTTAGCGTTACAAAGCTAGTTTTTGTCCAGCACTTAAATGGAGTACTAGCGGTCGCAAATATTCGTGGTGGCGG CGAATACGGCGAAAAGTGGCATAACGGTGGACGATTTTTTAACAAACAGAATGTATTTGATGATTTCCAAGGCGCTGCTGAGTATCTTATTGATAATCGTTATACTACATCTTCAAAATTAAGCATCTTAGGTGGCAGTAACGGTGGTCTGTTAGTCGCTGCATGTATAAATCAAAGACCTGATCTTTTTGGTGCTGCAGTTGCTCAAGTCGG AGTGATGGATATGTTGCGTTTTCATAAGTTCACGATTGGCGCTGCATGGGTGTCTGATTACGGTAGTTCCGATGACCCGAAACATTTTGCAAATCTTTTGAAATATTCCCCATTGCATAATGTACGGGTCCCGGAAAAGGGACAATACCCAGCGACGTTATTATTGACTGCAGATCACGATGATCGTGTAGTTCCATTACATAGTCTTAAACTTATTGCAACTCTACAGCATACGCTTGGAAAATTACCACAACAAACAAATCCATTACTTATCAAAATAGATACTAAGTCTGGGCACGGAGGTGGGAAACCTACTATGAAA
- the LOC143344814 gene encoding prolyl endopeptidase isoform X1: protein MKPKIVHWNSLLVTTRYLFTHCLFRPSKNQIVHQKNIHRTNHKIMETLQYPEAYRDHAVVDNYHGTEVPDPYRWLEDPDSEETKAFVDAQNAITEPYLASCKAREDIRDRLKVMWDFPKYSCPARHGDNYYFYKNTGLQNQSVLYVQDTLYSEPKVFLDPNTLSEDGTVAISSSKFNEDGSIFAYGLSSSGSDWCTIHFINTKTGEKYPEILEKVKFSPITWTHDNRGIFYGCYPEQEGKVDGSETKGNRDQKLCYHIVGTQQSEDVVVVEFPEEPLWRIGAQVSDCGKWLIITPVKDCRDNLVYFTELKPGAKLNDKLQLTQVVHKLEADYEYVTNEGTKAIFRTNKNAPNYKLIVIDLLDYNEEKWVDLLPEHTNNVLDWACAVNNDQFVACYIEDVKNILQLHSLKTGEIIRTFPLDIGTIVSLAGKKKYSEIFYQFTSFLIPGIIYRVDLKNDEEPQVLREIKVKHFDPSMYKIDQKFYTSKDGTKIPMFIIMKHDAVVHSPMPALLCGYGGFNVSIQPTFSVTKLVFVQHLNGVLAVANIRGGGEYGEKWHNGGRFFNKQNVFDDFQGAAEYLIDNRYTTSSKLSILGGSNGGLLVAACINQRPDLFGAAVAQVGVMDMLRFHKFTIGAAWVSDYGSSDDPKHFANLLKYSPLHNVRVPEKGQYPATLLLTADHDDRVVPLHSLKLIATLQHTLGKLPQQTNPLLIKIDTKSGHGGGKPTMKVIAESTDILAFIVKSLNLEFVW, encoded by the exons ATGAAACCGAAAATAGTACACTGGAATTCACTGCTTGTAACCACCCGCTATTTATTCACCCATTGTCTTTTTCGGCCGTCAAA GAATCAAATCGTTCACCAAAAGAATATACATAGAACGAACCACAAAATAATGGAAACCTTGCAGTATCCCGAAGCATATCGTGATCACGCCGTTGTCGATAATTATCATGGAACCGAG GTACCAGATCCATATAGGTGGCTGGAAGATCCTGATTCTGAAGAAACCAAGGCATTTGTTGATGCTCAAAATGCTATTACTGAACCATATTTAGCATCGTGCAAGGCACGTGAAGACATTCGTGATAGATTAAAAGTAATGTGGGattttccaaaatattcatgTCCAGCTAGACACGGGGATAATTattatttctataaaaatacTGGTCTACAAAACCAAAG tgttCTGTATGTACAAGATACATTGTACAGTGAACCAAAGGTGTTTCTAGACCCAAATACTTTATCGGAAGATGGCACTGTGGCAATTAGTAGTAGCAAATTTAACGAAGATGGCAGTATATTTGCTTATGGATTATCCAGCAGCGGATCTGATTGGTGTacaattcattttattaatacaaaAACTG GTGAAAAATACCCAGAAATACTGGAAAAAGTCAAGTTTTCCCCTATAACATGGACTCATGATAATCGCGGAATATTTTATGGATGCTATCCCGAGCAGGAAGGCAAAGTCGATGGTTCTGAAACAAAAGGTAATAGAGACCAAAAGTTATGCTATCATATTGTGGGTACACAGCAATCTGAGGATGTTGTAGTAGTTGAATTTCCTGAAGAACCATTGTGGAGAAT AGGTGCACAGGTTTCTGATTGTGGAAAGTGGCTAATTATCACGCCTGTGAAAGATTGCAGAGATAATTTAGTATACTTTACGGAATTGAAACCAGGAGCAAAATTAAATGATAAATTACAATTAACGCAAGTTGTTCATAAACTTGAAGCAGATTATGAA TATGTAACAAATGAAGGCACCAAGGCTATATTTCGGACAAACAAAAATGCTCCAAATTATAAGTTAATAGTTATAGATTTATTGGATTATAATGAAGAAAAGTGGGTCGATTTATTACCAGAACACACTAATAATGTATTAGATTGGGCTTGTGCAGTTAATAATGATCAGTTTGTAGCTTGCTACATCGAAGATGTTAAG AACATTTTACAATTACATAGTTTAAAAACTGGCGAAATAATCAGAACATTCCCATTGGATATAGGCACGATAGTTAGCTTAGCAGGAAAGAAAAAATACTCGGAAATATTTTATCAGTTCACATCCTTTTTAATTCCTGGTATTATATACCGGGTTGACCTTAAAAATGATGAAGAACCGCAG GTATTACGAGAGATCAAAGTGAAGCACTTTGATCCAAGTATGTACAAGATTGATCAAAAGTTTTATACAAGTAAAGATGGTACAAAAATTCCAATGTTTATAATAATGAAGCAT GATGCAGTTGTTCATAGCCCTATGCCAGCTTTACTGTGTGGTTATGGAGGTTTCAATGTAAGCATTCAACCTACGTTTAGCGTTACAAAGCTAGTTTTTGTCCAGCACTTAAATGGAGTACTAGCGGTCGCAAATATTCGTGGTGGCGG CGAATACGGCGAAAAGTGGCATAACGGTGGACGATTTTTTAACAAACAGAATGTATTTGATGATTTCCAAGGCGCTGCTGAGTATCTTATTGATAATCGTTATACTACATCTTCAAAATTAAGCATCTTAGGTGGCAGTAACGGTGGTCTGTTAGTCGCTGCATGTATAAATCAAAGACCTGATCTTTTTGGTGCTGCAGTTGCTCAAGTCGG AGTGATGGATATGTTGCGTTTTCATAAGTTCACGATTGGCGCTGCATGGGTGTCTGATTACGGTAGTTCCGATGACCCGAAACATTTTGCAAATCTTTTGAAATATTCCCCATTGCATAATGTACGGGTCCCGGAAAAGGGACAATACCCAGCGACGTTATTATTGACTGCAGATCACGATGATCGTGTAGTTCCATTACATAGTCTTAAACTTATTGCAACTCTACAGCATACGCTTGGAAAATTACCACAACAAACAAATCCATTACTTATCAAAATAGATACTAAGTCTGGGCACGGAGGTGGGAAACCTACTATGAAAGTG ATTGCAGAAAGTACTGACATTTTAGCATTTATCGTGAAATCTTTGAACTTAGAATTCGTATGGTAA
- the Hydr1 gene encoding abhydrolase domain containing Hydr1, whose product MMLNVLEPLLDIPTAYYGALLGVGFCVYYLFEVVKTPMLVCANGPFRSFLEDRVPLVRNKFWPTLWCFESRAQTILASLLRSRIMPPIHYRREILTLSDGGEVALDWAEEGSSATSPIVIILPGLTGASQAEYIKCLVSAAKKVGIRCVIFNNRGLGGVELKTPRTYCAANSDDLSEVIEHVKKLNPQVPLGATGISMGGLILGNYLAQQGVMASGKLRGCFLISVPWNVFAATKNTEENYFNLMINKYLAGTLRKNIERLHSATDAGFFDVDIETLLKSQTVREFDSHFTVKQFGYRDVEEYYSNATIHDKLHLIDVPLLCLSAADDPFQPVQAIPLKEISETKKVAVVVTSRGGHIGFLEGMWPVREEQYIGKLFSQFFNALFTTDVDQ is encoded by the exons ATGATGCTGAACGTGCTCGAGCCACTCCTCGACATCCCAACGGCCTACTACGGGGCGCTGCTGGGCGTCGGATTCTGCGTCTATTATCTTTTCGAAGTCGTCAAA ACGCCGATGCTGGTATGCGCGAATGGACCATTCCGATCGTTCCTAGAAGATCGTGTACCACTTGTAAGGAACAAATTTTGGCCGACTTTATGGTGCTTCGAATCAAGAGCACAAACTATTCTAGCGAGTCTTCTCAGATCGCGAATCATGCCACCAATTCACTATCGCAG AGAAATCCTAACCTTGTCGGACGGAGGTGAAGTAGCTCTGGATTGGGCAGAAGAGGGTAGCTCCGCAACTTCGCCCATCGTGATTATTTTGCCAGGACTTACCGGTGCAAGCCAGGCCGAATATATCAAGTGTCTTGTCTCGGCTGCAAAAAAAGTCGGCATACGATGCGTAATCTTCAACAACAGGGGATTAGGAGGCGTAGAACTGAAG ACTCCACGAACGTATTGCGCGGCAAACAGCGACGATTTGTCCGAGGTTATCGAACACGTAAAAAAACTTAATCCTCAAGTGCCGCTTGGGGCGACGGGAATCTCGATGGGAGG ATTAATTCTCGGTAATTATTTAGCTCAACAAGGAGTAATGGCTAGCGGTAAATTGAGGGGATGCTTTCTAATCTCTGTACCGTGGAATGTTTTCGCCGcgacgaaaaatacggaagagaattattttaatttaatgataaataaatatttggctGGCACGCTTCGTAAGAACATAGAGCGTTTACATTCCGCGACGGATGCAGGCTTCTTTGATGTCGATATCGAGACACTTCTTAAA AGTCAAACCGTGCGAGAGTTTGATTCGCATTTTACGGTGAAACAGTTTGGCTACAGAGACGTGGAGGAATACTATTCTAATGCCACCATACATGATAAATTACATTTGATTGATGTACCGTTATTATGCCTTAGCGCTGCTGATGACCCATTTCAACCAGTTCAAG CTATTCCTTTGAAAGAAATATCGGAAACCAAAAAGGTAGCTGTCGTAGTAACATCACGCGGCGGCCATATTGGTTTCTTGGAGGGCATGTGGCCAGTCAGAGAGGAACAATATATAGGTAAACTGTTTTCACAATTTTTCAATGCGCTGTTTACTACCGATGTAGATCAGTAA